Proteins found in one Oncorhynchus mykiss isolate Arlee chromosome 17, USDA_OmykA_1.1, whole genome shotgun sequence genomic segment:
- the LOC110494530 gene encoding G-protein coupled receptor 22-like — METDSYTPTPAPSDWAGTVVSVGALEEVSGESDSSNTAWYMPYPLGFQVSLTAFLMLELVLGFSSNLTVLVLYCSQSNLVDSVSNMVTVNLHVLDVMLCVLCLPLTLVVVLLPPGPNLALLCCFHEACVTFASIATAINVLVISVDRYDISVRPANRLLTPQRAGLLLAAVWATSLAVFFIPFLEVEFLTGGGESRQHSSTSSPDTPLALVWRNRTLLCVGGQGYHTGLAMHYHLLLQVPIFFITVAVMLFTYSRILRALNIRIGSHVKKSQRFRAPSCRGRRKRQKQKAGLGVIEGGEHCTDTTKHLSHPPLIPSPTATSPRALSSAPLVSSEGAAAAPAPAAPVTSPTVQASVSAIIALRRAVRRHRDRRERQQRVFRMSLLIVSTFLGCWAPLSVANVLILGLGPSDTLVSLRLWFLALAYGTTISHPLLYAFTRQKLRLALRAKVKKRVVSLLQVDPSPGETVTHNSWVEPRKGRQLQLEGSETIDRCLVEPLKNSIH, encoded by the coding sequence ATGGAGACGGACAGCTACACCCCGACCCCAGCCCCGAGCGACTGGGCTGGGACGGTGGTAAGTGTGGGGGCCCTGGAGGAGGTCTCGGGGGAAAGTGACTCCTCCAACACAGCCTGGTACATGCCCTACCCCCTGGGCTTCCAGGTGTCACTGACCGCCTTCCTCATGCTAGAGCTGGTGCTAGGCTTCAGCAGCAACTTGACCGTGCTGGTGCTCTACTGCTCTCAGTCCAACCTGGTCGACTCGGTCAGCAACATGGTCACGGTCAACCTACATGTGCTGGACGTGATGTTGTGCGTGCTGTGTCTGCCTCTGACCCTGGTGGTGGTGCTTCTGCCCCCAGGGCCCAACCTGGCCCTGCTCTGCTGCTTCCACGAGGCCTGTGTCACCTTCGCCTCCATCGCCACCGCCATCAATGTGCTGGTCATCAGCGTGGACCGCTATGACATCTCTGTCCGACCCGCCAACCGGTTGCTCACCCCGCAGAGGGCGGGGCTACTGCTGGCTGCCGTCTGGGCCACGTCTCTGGCCGTCTTCTTCATCCCCTTTCTGGAGGTGGAGTTTCTCACCGGAGGGGGTGAGAGTAGACAGCACAGCTCCACCTCTTCCCCCGACACCCCCCTGGCACTAGTGTGGCGTAACCGGACGCTGCTTTGTGTGGGTGGACAGGGCTACCACACAGGCCTGGCCATGCACTACCACCTGCTGCTGCAGGTGCCCATCTTCTTTATCACAGTGGCAGTCATGCTGTTCACATACTCACGGATCCTGCGGGCCTTGAACATTCGCATCGGCTCCCATGTTAAAAAGAGCCAGCGCTTCAGGGCACCCTCCTGCAGGGGGCGACGTAAAAGACAGAAACAGAAGGCAGGGCTGGgagtgatagagggaggagagcatTGTACAGACACAACCAAGCACCTATCTCACCCTCCACTCATCCCATCCCCCACAGCCACCTCCCCCCGAGCCCTGTCCTCAGCCCCTCTGGTTAGCTCAGAAGGCGCTGCTGCTGCCCCTGCACCTGCTGCCCCTGTCACCAGTCCCACTGTTCAGGCATCTGTGTCGGCCATCATTGCCTTGCGGCGGGCCGTGAGGCGTCACCGGGACCGGCGGGAGCGCCAGCAGCGCGTCTTCAGGATGTCACTCCTCATCGTCTCCACATTCCTAGGTTGCTGGGCTCCTCTGTCCGTGGCCAACGTGTTGATCCTGGGCCTGGGCCCCAGTGACACCCTGGTCAGCCTGCGCCTCTGGTTCCTGGCCCTGGCCTATGGCACCACCATCTCCCACCCACTGCTCTATGCCTTCACCAGGCAGAAGCTGCGGCTGGCCCTCAGAGCCAAGGTGAAGAAGAGGGTGGTGTCACTACTGCAGGTGGACCCCTCGCCAGGAGAGACCGTCACACACAACTCCTGGGTGGAGCCAAGGAAGGGACGACAGTTACAGCTGGAGGGCAGCGAAACCATTGACCGTTGCCTGGTAGAGCCCCTGAAGAATAGCATACACTag